The following proteins come from a genomic window of Mustela lutreola isolate mMusLut2 chromosome 6, mMusLut2.pri, whole genome shotgun sequence:
- the CALHM5 gene encoding calcium homeostasis modulator protein 5, which yields MDAFQGILKFFFNQKTVIGYSFMALLTLGSERLFSLVAFKCPCSTENLVYGLVFLFAPAWVLLILGFFLNSKFWRLFTGCCVNPRKIFAKGHSCRFAYVLGQITLSSLVAPTMWLSVALLNGTFYECAMSGTKSSRLLGLICKGKPQECWDELHKVSCGKTSMTPADNEEVKLSLQAQSQILGWFIICSASFFSLITTCCARCRSKVSYLQLNFWKTYAQKEKEQLENTFLEYANKLSERNVKCFFEKKRPDVFPMPTFAAWEAASKLHSFHQSQQHYSTLHRVVEDGLDLGPEDDETTMVLVGTAHSV from the exons ATGGATGCTTTTCAAgggattttaaaattcttcttcaaCCAGAAAACTGTTATTGGCTACAGCTTCATGGCTCTGCTGACCCTGGGGAGTGAGCGTCTCTTTTCGCTGGTGGCTTTTAAGTGTCCCTGCAGCACTGAGAACTTGGTCTATGGGCTGGTTTTCCTGTTTGCTCCTGCTTGGGTGTTGCTGATTCTGGGATTCTTTCTGAACAGCAAGTTTTGGAGGCTCTTCACAGGCTGCTGTGTGAATCCCAGGAAAATCTTCGCCAAAGGCCACAGCTGCCGCTTTGCCTATGTCCTCGGCCAGATCACTCTGAGTTCATTGGTGGCTCCGACGATGTGGCTTTCTGTGGCTCTGCTCAATGGGACGTTTTATGAATGTGCCATGAGCGGGACCAAAAGTTCCAGACTCCTGGGACTGATCTGCAAGGGCAAACCCCAAGAGTGCTGGGATGAACTTCACAAAGTCTCCTGTGGCAAAACCAGCATGACTCCCGCGGACAACGAAGAAGTGAAGCTGTCCCTTCAAGCCCAGTCTCAG attctAGGTTGGTTCATCATTTGTTCGGCATCTTTCTTCTCTCTGATCACCACTTGTTGCGCTCGCTGCCGATCTAAAGTTAGCTACCTTCAGCTGAATTTTTGGAAGACGTATGCACAAAAGGAGAAGGAGCAGTTGGAAAATACATTCCTGGAGTACGCCAACAAGCTGAGTGAGAGAAACGTGAaatgcttttttgaaaaaaagaggcCAGATGTCTTCCCCATGCCCACCTTTGCAGCCTGGGAGGCGGCTTCCAAGCTCCATTCTTTCCACCAAAGCCAGCAGCATTACAGCACCCTGCATAGGGTGGTGGAGGACGGCCTGGACCTTGGCCCTGAGGACGATGAGACCACAATGGTGCTTGTGGGTACTGCCCACAGCGTGTAG